From Antennarius striatus isolate MH-2024 chromosome 14, ASM4005453v1, whole genome shotgun sequence, the proteins below share one genomic window:
- the LOC137607324 gene encoding SH3 domain-binding protein 5-like has translation MDPSENNGEDESQCDEREEEVDPRIQGELEKLNQSTDDINRCESELEDYRQKFRAVLVEATVKLDEQMKRIGRAVDDSKPYWEARKAARQAQIEAQKATQEFQRAVEILRAAKETIALAEERLLEEDTRQFDSAWQEMLNHATQRVMEAEQERTHCEAEHRKTAAHYNSCINHMKHFEKKLKRSINKSRPYFELKAKYYLHLEQLKRLVDERQAKLVVAKADYRAALRNLESISEEIHAQRRSLAMGTRERGVGAEGDVGDEDITSLKMESDGLSMVSLLFDEESSQGSSSEEESNTHTTSSPQAIPSSPSSSSSHPSISTSTSADGICPHPASLLYSSCSFISSSPSSSILTSCPGGIESENPCSSHQPESVCGSGHCSPLLGPRSQCSGASSPDCELERGDRAEGAEAALEAGLNKLTLTVAQKEDEYSGDEQDPHYVPEISSPGSAAAILLLNSV, from the exons ATGGATCCTTCAGAGAATAACGGCGAGGATGAGTCACAGTGTgatgagagagaggaagaagtggATCCAAGAATCCAG GGAGAGCTGGAGAAGTTAAACCAGTCCACGGATGACATCAACCGCTGTGAGAGTGAGCTGGAG GACTACCGACAGAAGTTTCGTGCAGTGCTGGTCGAAGCAACAGTGAAGCTGGATGAGCAGATGAAGAGGATCGGACGAGCCGTGGACGACTCCAAACCATACTGGGAAGCCCGCAAAGCAGctagacag GCCCAGATTGAAGCACAAAAAGCCACTCAGGAGTTCCAGCGGGCGGTGGAGATCTTGAGGGCAGCCAAGGAGACCATTGCCCTCGCTGAGGAGAGGCTACTGGAGGAGGACACACGCCAGTTTGACTCCGCCTGGCAGGAAATGCTCAACCACGCCACACAGAGG GTGATGGAGGCTGAGCAGGAGAGAACTCACTGTGAAGCCGaacacaggaaaacagcagCCCATTACAACTCCTGCATCAACCACATGAAGCACTTTGAGAAGAAACTTAAACGCTCCATCAACAAATCTAG GCCATATTTTGAACTGAAAGCCAAGTATTATCTACACCTCGAG CAACTGAAGCGTCTTGTAGACGAGCGTCAAGCCAAACTCGTGGTTGCTAAGGCGGATTACCGTGCAGCGTTACGCAACCTTGAAAGCATTTCCGAAGAGATTCATGCCCAGCGACGCTCCCTCGCCATGGGAACCAGGGAGCGAGGTGTTGGCGCAGAGGGAGATGTTGGCGATGAGGACATAACTAGTTTAAAGATGGAGTCAGATGGTCTGTCCA tggtgTCCTTATTATTTGATGAAGAAAGCAGTCAAGGTAGCAGCTCAGAGGAGGAATCCAACACTCACACCACCTCCTCACCACAAGCCAtaccctcctcaccctcctcatcctcctcccacCCTTCCATCTCTACCTCCACCTCCGCGGACGGGATCTGCCCTCACCCAGCCTCCTTGCTGTACAGCTCCTGCTCCTTCATCTCTtcatctccctcttcctccatcctcacCTCCTGTCCTGGCGGCATTGAGTCAGAAAACCCTTGTAGTTCTCACCAGCCAGAGTCAGTGTGTGGGTCTGGGCATTGCTCGCCTCTCCTGGGCCCTCGCAGCCAATGCAGCGGTGCTTCCTCTCCAGACTGCGAACTGGAGAGAG GTGACAGAGCAGAGGGAGCAGAGGCTGCTCTTGAAGCTGGTTTAAACAAGCTAACATTGACCGTTGCACAAAAGGAAGATGAGTATTCTGGGGATGAACAGGACCCCCATTACGTTCCTGAAATCTCCTCTCCAGGCTCAGCCGCTGCCATTCTACTACTAAACAGTGTTTAA